From a single Micromonas commoda chromosome 5, complete sequence genomic region:
- a CDS encoding predicted protein, whose translation MPDLEEMGAEGSPAMTSHAGMETTFAEGSGGTASPSMLAMASLEVNDRLQHIDELVEKGVDHVQSPLKRRGTPPRSFWVEEPDAHSGGGLGLGGLERQGSLRRQGSGGAGPSSNRSARSHGSDDIVLPGNAGAARGGGELWRPDGLASPPGFASKFAKKPREEAVSADGKGVQDPNHVDAQMDAWLRQTVERMPIKPDHVSGVRGPLMNVTAVDDKTVDVVMTTSFRAHFSQPISQLGAGAGGGGNRLELPAPGSVGDGAGAGAGRIREIGDGGSRESTRSAVPTTPLGERAQLSLRAGAYPGSTGRFAIASPDDYVQSGGSGGSGGGSPKSYEQNRALVAGGDVPLLNTMREWEIAPADVQLHERVAVGGFAEVFRGTWNGTIVAVKQLLERGQDVVTRLREEAVVLSRLRHPNLLLFMGWCADPPFIATEFMRRGSLHNILRRNGAPLGGPRTHHVALSVARGMQYLHSRSPPILHLDLKSPNILVDDKWRVKIADFGLSRVRRNTLLSGRSNIHGTFEWMAPEMLRAENFDEKADVYSYGVVLWELLSAPLTPWNELINVQVVAVVGYDRQRLVLGLAAEEAAREDAATRTIGELFWACAGNDPRGRPTFQKVLERLEAALTLMLPGPDGTPGAAGTTPKGTTTLEVTAGLGRVAGEGAAGPPANRGAWRGASQIETRADEDKNIAKGPTGLVIEEIAGERGEGAAKDEDESGVPYVVDEDGH comes from the coding sequence ATGCCGGACCTGGAGGAGATGGGAGCGGAGGGTTccccggcgatgacgtcgcacGCCGGGATGGAGACGACGTTCGCAGAAGGTTCCGGcggcacggcgtcgccgtccatgctcgcgatggcgtcgctcgaggtGAACGACCGGTTGCAGCacatcgacgagctcgtcgaaaAGGGGGTGGACCACGTGCAATCGCCGCTCAAGCGCCGAGGGACGCCCCCGAGGAGCTTCTGGGTCGAGGAGCCCGACGCGCACAGCGGCGgtggcctcggcctcgggggGCTCGAGCGCCAGGGGAGCCTTCGGCGGCAAGGGTCGGGGGGTGCGGGGCCGAGCTCTAACCGCAGCGCGAGGAGTCACGGAAGCGACGACATCGTCCTCCCGgggaacgcgggcgccgcgcgagggggggGCGAGCTGTGGAGGCCCGAcggcctcgcgtcgcccccgggaTTCGCGAGCAAGTTCGCCAAAaagccgcgcgaggaggcggtcTCAGCCGACGGGAAAGGGGTGCAGGATCCCAACCACGTGGACGCGCAGATGGACGCGTGGCTGCGACAGACCGTGGAGCGCATGCCGATCAAGCCCGACCACGTGTCTGGGGTGAGAGGACCGCTCAtgaacgtcaccgccgtggacgaTAAGACCGTGGACGTGGTGATGACCACCTCGTTCAGGGCGCACTTCTCCCAGCCGATATCGCagctgggcgcgggcgcgggcggcggcggtaacAGGCTGGAGCtgcccgcgccgggttccgtcggggacggggccggcgcgggagccggccGCATCAGGGAGATCGGAGACGGGGGATCTAGAGAGAGCACTAGATCGGCGGTTCCGACCACCCCGCTGGGCGAacgcgcacagctgtcgctccgcgcgggggcgtacCCGGGGAGCACCGGACGtttcgccatcgcgtcgcccgacgaTTACGTCCAATCCGGGGGCAGCGGGGGATCTGGCGGGGGGTCGCCGAAGAGCTACGAGCAGAACCGCGCGCTGGtggctggcggcgacgtgccccTGCTGAACACCATGAGGGAGTGGGAGATTGCGCCGGCGGATGTTCAgctccacgagcgcgtcgccgtcggcggcttcgccgaGGTTTTCAGGGGGACGTGGAACGGGAccatcgtcgcggtgaaACAGCTGCTGGAGCGCGGGCAGGACGTGGTGACGCGTTTaagggaggaggcggtggttTTGTCCAGGCTTCGTCACCCGAACCTGCTGCTCTTCATGGGGTGGTGCGCGGACCCTCCGTTCATCGCGACGGAGTTTATGCGTCGCGGTTCCCTGCACAACATCCTGCGCAGGAACGGCGCGCCGCTGGGGGGTCCGCGGACGCACCACGTGGCGCTGTCCGTGGCCAGGGGGATGCAGTACCTCCattcgcggtcgccgcccatCCTCCACCTCGACCTCAAGTCTCCCAACATCCTGGTGGACGACAAGTGGCGGGTGAAGATCGCGGACTTTGGCCTCTCCCGCGTCAGGCGCAACACGCTCCTGTCTGGGAGGAGCAACATCCACGGGACGTTCGAGTGGATGGCGCCGGAGATGTTACGCGCGGAAAACTTCGACGAAAAGGCGGACGTGTACTCGTACGGAGTCGTCCTGTGGGAGCTCCTCTCCGCGCCGCTGACGCCGTGGAACGAGCTCATCAACGTGCAGGTGGTGGCGGTGGTCGGGTACGACAGGCAGAGGCTGGTGCTGGGGCTggcggccgaggaggccgcgagggaggacgcggcgacgcggacgatcgGTGAGCTCTTCTGGGCTTGCGCTGGAAACGACCCTCGGGGCCGTCCGACTTTCCAAAAGGTGCTGGAGAGGCTGGAGGCTGCGCTGACGCTCATGCTGCCCGGGCCGGACGGGACCCCGGGGGCCGCGGGGACGACACCCAAGGGAACGACGACGTTGGAGGTCACCGCGGGGCTGGGGAGAGTCGCGGGAGAGGGTGCGGCGGGGCCGCCCGCGAACCGGGGGGCGTGGAGAGGCGCGTCTCAGATTGAGACGCGGGCTGACGAGGACAAAAATATCGCGAAGGGCCCGACTGGGCTGGtcatcgaggagatcgccggggagcgcggggagggcgccgcgaaggacgagGATGAGTCTGGAGTGCCTTACgtggtcgacgaggacgggcaCTGA
- a CDS encoding hypothetical protein (expressed; conserved uncharacterized protein cupA57): MSAIHAYTARPVAGANPRAGAPRVAGSRAFVAKARRSGRSSVATRARGANFDPNDPMTWNAPAAGEGDDEAFFQEMGAPVEDLMQLSDEQLGQLLGQEGVQVPIMIDDDDNASADAPAAAVSDIDLPPATAGEAINKGLALYKSGDYPAALAAFTNALDLPGTGPIRSRKARVAPAGPSQGFADASVSLNEQIAVHYNCACCHARMDDPQAGLVSLVRALECGYDDYKNIRSDPDVASLRADARFEGIMGRFEPQGVFEGVFSMLSKGTTAEQRKKGGAPKGGGGAELIEGLFQAFKDRK; this comes from the coding sequence ATGTCGGCGATTCACGCCTACacggcgcgccccgtcgcgggcgcgaacccccgcgccggagccccccgcgtcgcggggtcgcgggcgttcgtcgcgaaggCCCGACGGTCCGGGAGAtcgtcggtggcgacgcgagcgcgcggagccaACTTCGATCCCAACGATCCGATGACTTggaacgcgcccgccgccggcgaaggggacgacgaggcatTCTTTCAGGAGatgggcgcgccggtggaggACCTCATGCAGCTCAGCGACGAGCAGCTGGGCCAGCTCCTGGGCCAGGAGGGGGTGCAGGTGCCGATCatgatcgacgacgacgacaacgcctcggcggacgcccccgcggcggcggtctcggaCATCGATCTGccccccgcgaccgcgggcgaggccATCAACAAGGGCCTCGCCCTGTACAAGTCCGGGGACTATCccgcggccctcgccgcgttcaccaACGCGCTCGACCTCCCGGGCACCGGACCCATCCGCAGTCGCAAGGCTcgcgtggcgcccgcgggtccctcGCAGGGCTTCGCAGACGCGTCCGTGTCCCTCAACGAGCAGATCGCCGTTCACTACAACTGCGCGTGCTGCCACGCGCGGATGGACGATCCCCAGGCCGGACTCGTgtccctcgtccgcgcgctggagTGCGGCTACGACGACTACAAGAACATCCGGTCAGAtcccgacgtcgcgtccctcAGGGCGGATGCCAGGTTCGAGGGGATCATGGGGAGGTTCGAGCCGCAGGGCGTGTTCGAGGGAGTCTTCTCCATGCTTTCgaaggggacgacggcggagcaGCGGAAGAAGGGTGGCGCAccgaagggcggcggcggggctgaGTTGATCGAGGGGCTGTTCCAGGCTTTCAAGGACAGAAAGTGA
- a CDS encoding DEAD/DEAH box RNA helicase (DEAD/DEAH box helicase, Members of this family include the DEAD and DEAH box helicases. Helicases are involved in unwinding nucleic acids): MALITSLSRGITIRAAATTVIAARATRSRVAPAGIRAVRTTRSSPFAPAAAGRSANVRASGFRFRAISTDSAAVPVLEEEDDEEVSNLLGKVDNMYKDLSVDDIFDDMEDAARREDDDEDDEEDEDDNKRDPMHVDNFPLSDITKAALRKRGIETLFPIQASVLEPALQGRDVVGRARTGTGKTLGFSLPIIESLLSNPSNRTDRSRNPRCIVLAPTRELANQVEKEIQATVPSLRTLCVYGGVAISNQERPLRRGVDIVVGTPGRLIDLIQRGSLNLHDIEYCVLDEADQMLAVGFEEDVERIMEEIPEQRQTFLFSATMPSWVTRITQKYLADHVTIDLVGSQEQKVADTIDVMSCACSHTSRTTILADLVTVYGKGAKAICFTQTKREADEVTAALGRRMATEVLHGDIAQAQRERTLKRFRDGRFSVLVATDVAARGLDITDVDLVVHYELPHDTESFVHRCGRTGRANKKGAAIAMYTPREKSRIRSIVRETGVKFRVINPPTAAEVMTSSAEQASIEIDLVDDELLPYFTPTAEKILAAVKNGGADGRSESEVLAAALAALSGHTEPPPPRSMLTGDVGQTTMIARGNMILPRDLLRAMSEVSRAAADGVGRIRILADNSGLCFDMQHEQVKPLLEELDDGYLGPIGVEVADSLPELVEERDRGYGGGGGGRGYGRGGRGGGFGGRGRGRGGFRGGGRGGGYERRSFSDRGERGSFQRRDDGGFERRGGGDRHGGSYRGGGYDRDRPRGGGDRGGGGGGGGGWDRGGYGGGRGGGGPARYGGYD, translated from the coding sequence ATGGCGCTCATCACCTCCCTGAGCCGCGGGATCAccatccgcgcggcggccacgaccgtcatcgccgctcgcgcgacccgctcgcgcgtcgcccccgccggcattcgcgccgttcgcaccacgcgctcgagcccctttgcgccggcggcggcgggtcgctcCGCGAATGTCCGAGCCTCCGGGTTCAGGTTCCGCGCCATCTCCAccgactccgccgcggttccggtcctcgaggaggaggacgacgaggaagtcTCCAACCTCCTCGGCAAGGTGGACAACATGTACAAGGACCTCAGCGTCGACGACATCTTCGACGATATGGAGGATGCAGCCAGgcgggaggacgacgatgaggatgACGAagaggatgaggacgacaACAAGCGCGACCCCATGCACGTGGACAACTTCCCCCTCTCCGACATCACCAAGGCTGCCCTCCGCAAGCGCGGCATCGAGACCCTGTTCCCCATCCAGGCGTCGGTGCTCGAGCCCGCGCTGCAGGGCAGGGACGTGGTGGGCCGAGCGAGGACGGGCACGGGGAAGACCCTCGGGTTCTCGCTGCCCATCATCGAGTCGCTCCTCTCCAACCCCAGCAACCGCACCGACAGGTCGCGTAACCCGCGGTGCATCGTGctcgcgcccacgcgcgagctcgcgaacCAGGTGGAGAAGGAGATTCAGGCCACCGTGCCCTCCCTCCGCACCCTCTGCGTCTACGGAGGCGTCGCCATCTCCAACCAGGAGCgcccgcttcgccgcggcgtcgacatcgtcgtcggcacccctGGCCGGCTCATCGATCTCATCCAGCGCGGCTCCCTCAACCTCCACGACATCGAATACTGCGttctcgacgaggcggaccagatgctcgccgtcgggttcgaggaggacgtcgagcgcaTCATGGAGGAGATCCCCGAGCAGAGGCAGACTTTCCTCTTCTCAGCGACGATGCCGTCGTGGGTCACGCGCATTACCCAAAAGTACCTCGCCGACCACGTCACGATCGACCTCGTGGGGTCCCAGGAGCAGAAGGTGGCCGATACCATCGATGTCATGTCCTGCGCGTGCTCCCACACGAGCAGGACCACCATCCTCGCGGACCTGGTCACCGTGTACGGCAAGGGCGCCAAGGCCATCTGCTTCACGCAGACGAAGAGAGAGGCTGACGAGGTCACCGCCGCTCTCGGAAGGCGCATGGCCACCGAGGTGCTCCACGGCGACATCGCTCAGGCGCAACGCGAACGCACCCTCAAGCGcttccgcgacggccgcttcagcgtcctcgtcgccaccgacgtcgccgcgcgcggcctcgACATCACCGACGTCGACCTCGTGGTTCACTACGAGCTCCCCCATGACACCGAGTCCTTTGTGCACAGGTGCGGTCGCACCGGCCGCGCCAACAAgaagggcgccgcgatcgccatGTACACCCCCAGGGAAAAGTCCAGGATCCGCAGCATCGTCCGCGAGACGGGCGTCAAGTTCAGGGTCATCAACCCCCCCACCGCGGCTGAGGTGATGACCTCATCCGCAGAGCAGGCGTCGATCGAGAttgacctcgtcgacgacgagctgctcCCTTACTTCaccccgacggcggagaagatcctcgcggcggtcaagaACGGGGGTGCCGATGGGAGGTCCGAGAGCGAGgttctcgccgcggcgctcgcggcccTCTCCGGGCACACCGAgccccctcccccgcgctcgatgctcaccggcgacgtcggccaGACGACGATGATTGCCCGGGGAAACATGATCCTCCCCAGggacctcctccgcgccatGTCGGAGGTTTctcgtgccgccgccgacggcgtcgggcgcaTTCGCATTCTCGCGGATAACTCCGGCCTGTGCTTCGACATGCAGCACGAGCAGGTGAAGCcgctgctcgaggagctcgacgacggctaCCTGGGCcccatcggcgtcgaggttgcGGATTCGCtccccgagctcgtcgaggagagGGACCGcgggtacggcggcggcggcggcgggcgcgggtacggccgcggcggcaggggcggcggcttcggcggccgcggcagGGGCAGGGGCGGCTtcaggggcggcggcaggggcggcgggtACGAGCGCAGGTCCTTCtccgatcgcggcgagaGGGGCTCGttccaacgccgcgacgacgggggtttcgagaggcgcgggggcggggataGGCACGGCGGATCctaccgcggcggcggatacGACCGCgaccgtccgcgcggcggcggcgaccgcggcggcggcggcggcggcggcggcgggtgggaccgcggcggttacggcggtggtcgcggcggcggcggcccggcGCGCTACGGAGGGTACGACTGA